The DNA window TTGTTTTGTCAACCTAAACTTTGCTTGTACAGTTTGGACATACATAGTATTCATTTATCTCTTTATTAGCATCCGTTCGTCCAGCACCAGCCAGGTGAACAAGCTGACCATGGCCTCCAAAGACTCGACCATCCTGGCTGAGGGCGGCAGCAGCCCCGACCTCTCAGAGGAGTCAACAGGACCCAGGCGGGTGGAGGACAATGAGCGTGACTTGGTCCAGTACAGCTACTCCTTCTTCCACTTCATGCTCTTCCTGGCCTCACTTTACATTATGATGACCCTCACCAACTGGTACAGGTCAGTCCTCCGCCTCCCAACACAGCCTATAGATGTCGGATCACTAACAAAAAATGTACCAATAAGACGTTGTTGCTGCAGGACAATGCAGACTgaatttttgtaaatgttgaaGACTGAGAGACCTTTTGTTGTGTTCTGTTCTCGACAGCCCCGATGCAGACTACACCATAACCAGCAAGTGGCCAGCAGTGTGGGTGAAGATCACATCCAGCTGGGTGTGCTTGGCCCTGTACACGTGGACCCTGGTGGCCCCGCTGATCCTCACCAACCGAGACTTCAGCTGATCAGCGACTCCACCCTGGCCTCCACAAAGCAGAAACTCTGACCATACTGCCTACATCTTATTCTCAAAATGAACTCgcattttatacatttgactggagtttagtttaattatttcaGTTGAACAATTGGGTCAGGTTTAGAGGTGCCCTAACAGCTGCTTCAGGTACAGGTAATTACTGTAGTGAAAACATCCCATtcgtttgtttacatttgtaatGTGAACTGAATAATATTGTGAATTTTCAATCAAatacaatgtcaaaaaaatgtatgtgctCTCAACAAtctaaatttaacaaaaaatattcgTCAGATTTAATAAAATCCAAATATTTTCATTCTGCTTAGAAATATGAATGTATTAAAGTAATAACAATGGTTTGTAAACCGCACACAGTAGTAAGCCCATATAGTTTACTGCTATGCCTTCCAATGCCTTATAGCCTGTAACATTTTTCAGATATGTGAATATATTAGGAGTAATATGAAGTACATGATTGTAGTAGTAAACTGTTGTTGGTAAACATGGCACATTCCTACAATATGACTCAAAGTCAAGATTCTGAAAAATATCTATGGACCAAGATATTTAATGTAAAGGTGTCTATCAGATGTGATAGTTTCAGGTTTTAATATAAATCTGCACAGTGACAGACATGCACTGGACAGACAGatacaatcagaaaaaaatctttaaagcTGATATGAGTGATGATGTAATTATTCTCTGTGCATCATTGTATGACTCTAAATAGTACGCAATagcttttatgtttattatgattttacTTGCAAAGagtgtcatattttttttaatctaagaattacattttgtaaGAAATGTCAGGGAATGCTATTTGAATGGTTAAATATGTTTGAGAATATGAATCAAACCAGACTTGTATGATACAAACGCTGACCAAATGCCTTGTAAGCCAAAGTGATTTACTGTAGTCAGTATGTAATTCATGGTCATTTCTGTTTGCTTTGACTCCGTTTTCACAACCGAGATTCTCTGTGCAAAGCTCAACAATATTAAATGATCTAGTCCAACGTGCATGTCCATTGACTTCCAGACTCATTTTGCGTTCTGGGAATCATTCTCGCAGCATTCGTATAAAAGCCTCTCAACTAACAAAATGTGACGATAGTCTGTGTTCTGAAAATGATCTAATGATATTTGGTTTTACTACGTCCctattttatacagtctatgctagGTACGAAAGCTATCAAATCCTTACAATAAAATGCTACGTGTTTGGTCAGAGGGAAACAACAGTGCATATATAAGTTTGTTATCAGACAAGCaaagcagtttattttgtacagtttttttaaataaaaaatgttcacacTGAATCTGGGAGCTTCATGTTAATGTGGAGTAACCTTGAGGACATCCATTGGTCCTCCAATGGATGTGTTCAATAAATTGTGGGCATAAGAACGTCAATGCATAGAGCAGAGAtaatatactttgacattttcctACAACAATTGTATTTAAGAAAATTGGACACAAACACCTAGCATTT is part of the Anoplopoma fimbria isolate UVic2021 breed Golden Eagle Sablefish unplaced genomic scaffold, Afim_UVic_2022 Un_contig_8005_pilon_pilon, whole genome shotgun sequence genome and encodes:
- the LOC129116232 gene encoding serine incorporator 3-like; this translates as MASKDSTILAEGGSSPDLSEESTGPRRVEDNERDLVQYSYSFFHFMLFLASLYIMMTLTNWYSPDADYTITSKWPAVWVKITSSWVCLALYTWTLVAPLILTNRDFS